Below is a window of Streptomyces qaidamensis DNA.
ACCAGCCGCAGATGCCGGATGCCGCCGCTCGTCCGGATCCGGAACGGTACGTCGAACGGCCGCCCGCCGTGGACGAGTTCACTGATGGCGCGGGTCAGAGCCGGCGTGTCCTCGGGCAACGCGAGCTCCGGTACCTCGGGCAGACTCACCGGGCCGTGCGCCGGGTCCCGGCCCACGAGGGAGAACACCTGGGTCGACCAGGAGACCTCCTGGGTGGTCAGGTTCCAGTTCGCCCAGCCGAGATTGCCCAGCCGCTGCAGGTCCGCCAGCCGCTGCTCCTGCCGGTCGGAGGAGCCGTGCCTGAGCCAGGAGACGACGAGGGCGTCACCCAGCGGGGCCACCCGCGCGGTGTACACGGACAGTTCGGCGACGCCCGCCACCACCTCCTCGTGTGCGAACGGCTCGCCCTCGTAAGCCTGCCCGGTGGCCAGCACCTGCAGACAGCCCTGCCACAGCGGCTCGGCCGCCAGGGCCGGCCGCAGTTCCAGCAGCCGTCGCCCGGCCGGTTCCTCACCGGTGCGGCCCAGCAGATCACCCACCTGCGCGGTCGCGGCCTCCACCCGGAAGTCCTCGGTCTCGCCCGTCGCGTCCGGCAGTGGCGTGAGCAGCATCGCCGCGACCGGCAGTGCCTCGAACAGCGCCTGCACGGCGTCCGTGGCGGCGTCGGCGTCGCGCTCGGGCGGGTTGTCGAAGGCGCGCAGCCGGCCGGCGCACAGCCTGGTGACGCCGCGCAGATGGGCGCGGTCGCGCGGGGTGAACACCCCCGCCCGGCCGCGCAGCACGCCGATGCAGACCGCGGCCGGGCCCGCGGCGACCACGGGCAGCCAGGCACGCGAGCGCCACCGGTGGGGAGGGTCGCCGATGAGCAGGTACCGCCGCTCGTCAGCGGCGAAGTCCTCCAGCCAGCGCGGCTCACCCGCCCGCAGTGCGTCCAGCGCCGCCATGCCGCTCAGCGGCGGCACCTGGCACCACTGGGCCGCCAGCTGGTCCTCGACGCCGGCGTGTCCGATCAAGCCGAGCCCGCCGTCGGGCCTGCGTGCGTAGATCAGGACCGCGTCGGCCCCCATGTCGGGGCCGAGATGCTCCAGCAGACACCGGGCGAGGTCGTGCGGTGTCATCACCCGAACGAGGGCCTGGCCGAGGCGGGCCAGGGCGGCGGTGACGTCGTCCGGCGCGTCCGACTGCTCCAGGGCCGCTGCCCCGGAGTCGTGGGCCTCGACGCCGGGGGACTCGCTCGCCCTGCCCGGGGCCGGCGGGGCGGACGCGAGGGTGCCCAGGGTGATCCAGCACTCCTCCAGCAGGGTGTGGCGGGCGGCCTTGGCCCGCTGGAGCAGCAGTTCGCCCGCGGCGTCCGCGGGGCATCCGGTCAGCGCCATGACCGCGCCCTTGGCCCGTTCTACGACAGCAGCCGTGGCCGCCTGGTCGCGCAGCCGGTCCAGCTCGGCGCGCTGCCGGGCGACGATCTTGGTCAGTTCGACCAGGTCCGGTGCGGCACCGGGCTGCGCCGGCGTCACGGGCTCGCTCGTCACGCGTTGAGCATGGCACATCCGGCCCGATTCGAAGACCGGCCTGTGCGTACGAACTGATCGTGCGACCCAGGCGCCCCATTTGTCACGTGGGCCTCGCCGGGCAACCGTCAGCGGCCGTCGCGCGGATACAGCCACAGCCGCAGGAGCCGGCTCAGCCGCGGCATCACCAGATACGTCAGCACGGGCAGCAGCACCAGCGGGAAGACGGCCGCCCGCAGGGGCAGCGGCCAGCCGGTGGTGTGGGGCGTCACCAGCCACTGGACGAGCAGGGTGAAGGGGTAGGCGCCGAGGAAGGTCGTGAGGACCATCTTCCACCGCGGCGGGGCCTGCGCCGTGGTGCCCGGGAGGCTGAACCAGGTCTCCATCCCGGTGGTCGACTGGCGCTCGCTGCTGACCTCGGTGGCGACGTCCTCGATCCGCCGGTGCCAGTGCGCGCGCTCCTCGGACTCCAGCCAGGCGGCGAGCCGGTGCTGATCGGACCAGCGCAGTACCGCGTGGTAGCGGTGGCCGTCCTCGGGCGTCAGCCAGGAGACGCCCTCGTTGCCGGGGAACTGTCTGGCGCAGCGGGTGATGCCGTGCGTCCACTCCTCGAACCGCTGCTCCCGGCCGGGGCGCACCTGCCAGGTCAGGACCGTCGTCACCGGCTCGCCGCGCCGGGCTGTGGTGGTGCTCATTCCCCCACGGGTGCCACGCGCGGCGCCGGTCATGCCCGGCGGCTCACGGCTGGCGGTTCGCCTCCACCAGGGCCTGGGTCACGGCCCGGACGCTGCGCGCGATGTGCTGGAGCTGCATGACCTCGGCCGCGTACAGCTTGATCGTGTGCTCGATGACCCCCTCGTGCAGGCCGAGTCCGGGCAGGTCGGCGCGGGCGGTCTGCAGGGCGGTGCGGGCGACCCGGATCTCGTTCTGTACCTGGATCTGGGCGTGCCGGGCCAGGAGGACGGGGTGCCGGATGAACACCGGGTATCCGGCGTAGCGCGTGGGCACCAGCTCGCGCAGCCACTTGGCCGCCGAACGCTCCCAGTCGTAGCTCCCGGGGGTCTTGACCTGGCAGGGCCAGTCCGGGCTGATGCGCGTGGTGGTCAGGTGCATGATCATCGCTTCCCGGTGTGCGGCGTCGTGAGGGTGGACGACGGGTCGGGGCGGCCCCGGCCTAGGGGATGACCGGGGCCGCCACGAACACCCGGGACGCCGGAGTGGGTAGGACCCGGCTCCACGGGTGCGGAACGGATCCGGAACTGCCGGGTCGCGATCCGTGAGCAGTATTTATATATGCCATCCGGTTTGCAAGGAGCATGAAAACATTCATGCGCGCTTTGTTGTGGATGGTCCCCATGTGTGGTCCGCGCGCGGTTGCCGGGTGCCGCTCAGTCCCTGAGGAAGAACTGGTGCTGGTCGGCGAGCTGCTCGTACTCCTCCAGCCGCGCCTGCGTCCGCTCCGGGTCCGCGTCCGTCATCGCCTGCAGCAGCGCGGAGCACATCACTCCCGGCGCCGCGTAGGAGTCGAAGACCAGCCTCGAACCGGTCCCGAGGGCGAAGACGACGTCCGCCTCGTCCGCCAGCGGCCCGAGCGCCAGGTCGGTGATCAGCGCGACCTTGAGCCCGGCGCCCCGCGCGACCCGCACGGCCGTCAGGGTCTCCTGGGCGTGCCGGGGCAGGGAGAACGCCAGCACCCACGTACCACCCGCCTCACGCGACTGCAGCAGCGCGTCGTAGGCGACGCTGCCGCCCCGCGTCACGAGCCGTACGTCCGGATGGATCCGGCGGGCGGCGTAGGCGAAGTACTCGGCGAGGGAGACGGAGATGCGCAGCCCGAGGACGGTCAGGGGGGCGGACGAGGAGAGCTTGCGGCCGACCTCGATGACCACGTCCGGGTCTGCCAGGTCGCGCCGCAGATTCTCCAGGTTCTCGATCTCGGCGTCGACCGCCGCCTGCAGTTCGTTGCCGCGCATCTCCTCGGCCGGGCCGACGGCGAGGGTGCCCAGCGCGATCGACTGGAGCTTCTCCCGCAGCGCCGGGTAACCGCTGAAGCCGACCGCCGAGGCGAACCGCGTCACCGAGGGCTGGCTGACACCGGCCCGGTCCGCCAGATCCGTGATCGAAAGGAACGCCGCCTCGGTGATGTGCTCGATCAGGTACTGCGCGATACGCCGCTGCCCCGGGGACAGCCGGGGCCGGTCGAAGAGCGCCCTGAGCTGGGCGGACGGGGAGACCTCCGCCTCGGGGGCGGCCTTCCCCGAGGTGATCGCGGATGCCTGTGCGCGTGCCTGCTGCGGCGATGGCACCGGTGCGCCTCCTTCGTCTCCCACGGACGTTCAACATAGCTCACGCACATGGTGACCAGGGCTTCTCCGGCAGCATGAGCCGCCGGGCCGGGGGTTACCCGTACGCAGGGCGGGAACCCGCCGCCGCACACGACCCCTGAGAGGAGCCGCCGAGATGACCGTCCCCGAGGAGAACCGTCCCAAGACGGAGACCACGGACGAACTGCTGGAACACCAGGACGACAACCGCTCCCGGCCGCCGGGCGCGACCGGCCGCACGATGCGCGAGGCCCTGGAAGAGGCCGAGGTGCGCCCCGGCGACTACGGAGACCGCTAGGCGGAGTCCCTCTGAGGCAATCCCTGTGGGCACCCCCCGGCCCCCGATCGAATCGACGACGCTTGCGGCAGGTGAGACGGCAATGGGCGCGCTGAGTGCGCTGGAACAGACACTGGAGAACCGTTGGGACGCGCTGTGGGCGCGGCTCCTCGACAAGGAACCCGTCGAGGTCCTCGACGCGCTGCGGCGCGCATGCGACGACAACGCCGTCGTGTGCCGTGAGGGCCGCGTCATGGTCCCCAATGCCTACGACGTGGAACTGTCCGACGACGTGCACGACCATCTGACCCGCACCGGCACCGATGTGGGCCAGGCCCTCACCGACAGCCTGTGCCGCCACGCGGAACGCCGCGGCTACGAATTCGCCGGCCCGCTGGCGGTCCATGTGGCGAGGTGCCCCGACGTGCCCAACGGCCGTTACCGGGTGGCCGGCCGGGTCATGGAGCACGTGAGCGCGGACGGGTTCTTCTACGCGACCCACTGATACGCGAGCCATCGACGTATGCGCGCAACCGCACTCAACGGCGGTACAGCGTGATCGAGTGGCCGACGTCGTCCACGGGGCGGCTGTCGCCGATCAGTTCGGCCAGCCGCCCCGTGGCCTTCGCGGCCGCCGAGTCCGACACGGCCAGCAGTCCCCGCACCTCACGGACCGGCACCCGCCGGGGATCGAGGGCCTCGATGCCGTAGAAGGACGGCACACCACTGCCCTTGTACACGAGCCACACCCGCTCGCCCGGATACCGTTCGCGAAGCCGGTCCGCCAGCCGCCCGAGGTCCTGCCCCCAGTCGACGTTCGAGTCGTGCAGCCACTCCCTGGTCCTGCCCGGCCCCCCGAACGCCTCGTTGGAGTACGGCAGATAGTAGGGATACGCCCGCACCGAACTGACGGCGGCGAACGCCACCAGCACGGCCAGCCCCACGCAGACCCACCGCCGGCGCACCACGAGCACGCACCCCGCCGCCACCGCGAGGAACAGCGGCAGGAACACGGCGTACCGCGTCCCGAAATCCCGCGCCCCCTGCATGGCCGCCGCCAACAGCACCAGCGGAACGGCCAGCACACAGGGCGCGGCAGGCCGCAGCCGCCGGACCGCGACAAGGGCCGCTGCACCTGCGGCCCACAGCGCGAGCATCCCCAGCGGCGTCTTCACCAGCAGCGCGGCCGGCAGGTAGTACCAGAGCGAGCCGTCGTACAGCCGCCCGAACAGAAAGCCCTGCCACGGCCGGTTCTCCAGCCCGAACTGCACCCGCATCCCGTCCCGGTAGGCCTCCGGGAACGGCATCATCCCCACCAGCAGCGCCCGCAGCCCGCGCACCACCGGCACATGCTGTTCCGCAGCCCAGCGCAGCCGCGGATCGACCATCAGATACGTGACCCACACGACGGCGACCGCGACCAGGGCCACCCCACCGGCCGCCACCACGGCCCGGCGCCGACTGCCGCCGGACGACCGCCACACGGACACCGCGGTCAGTGCCGTCAGCACCGGCACAGCGGGCAACGTGCTCATCTTCGTGGCCAGCGCGGCGCCCAGCGCCACTCCCGCGAGCGGCACGTACAGCCGCGGTCTCCGGCGGGCCCGCCACACCAGCCACGCCGAGGTCAGCACGAACCCGGCGGCCGGTACGTCGAGCGTGGCGAGCGAGCCGTGGGCGATGACGTCGGGGGAGAAGCAGTACAGCGCGAGGGCGGCCGACCCCGCGACGGGCCCGGCCAGTTCACGGGCGAAGGCGAACACCACCAGCCCGAACGACAGGGTCAGCGCGATCACCGGCAGGCGGGCCAGGAGCATCAGCCGCCAGGGATCGTTGCCCGACTCGTACAGCAGATGCCGCCCCGAGCGACCCTGGTCCCCGGCGAAGGCCGGGTCGAGGTGCGGATCCGCGAGGGCGACCCCCACTCCGATGACCAGTTTGCCGAGCGGCGGATGCTCGGGGTTGTGCCGCAGCCGGTGCTCGTGCACGTACTGGGCGGCCGCGCCCACGTACACCGGTTCGTCGATCGTCGGGGTCTGCCGCACGGCGGTCGTGACCATCGCGAAGGCCATCTGCGCGAGCAGCACGGCCACGAGGAGCGGCACCGGCCACCGCCTGCCGGGCCGGTGCGCGCCGTCCGCCGGCGCCGGGGGCGAGAGCGGCACCGGCCGGGGAACGGCGGGAGCGATCCGGAGGGCCCTCATGGACCCAACTCTGCATCAGCCCCCGCCGTAGAAGGCGCTACCTCCGCACGAGTCGCACCGACAGACCGTCAGCCGTGTGCACGGGCACGGCCAGCAGCGTCTCGGAGTCCAGCTCGACCCGGTCGAAGCGGCCGCGCAGCTGCGCGGCGGACAGGACGGGAAGGGTCGTCCCCGCGACCGGCGGCCGCTCGGGGTCGAGCCGCAGCGACAGCACGCTGCCCCGGCCCAGCAGGGCCCGCCGGCTCACCGTGAGGGCGGGGCCGTGGTTCCTGCGGAGCAGCAGCTCCAGCGTCGACTCGCCGTCCTGGACGTACGAGCCGCGCACCCGCAGCACCTTGTCCGCGCGCAGCGTGCCGCCGGTGACCCGGACGTCGCCCTCGCCCAGAGCGTTCGGCGACCCGGCGACCAGCACGCCGTCCTCGACGACGGTCCCGCCGTGATAGCAGTTGTGGCCCGTCAGGGTGAGCGTGCCCGAGCCGCGCTTGGTCAGACCGCCGTCGCCCTCGATGTCGTTGCGCCAGCAGTCGGCCGCGTGGAAGCCGCCGGCCGCCGCGTCCAGCCTCACCGTGACGTCCCCCTCGAACGCGCCGTAACCGTCCGCGGCGGCGAACAGGTTCAGCCGGCCCCACTGCTCGAAGCCGTCCAGCAGGACGTAGCCGGAGGGCAGCGCGGTCGTCCGCAGCACCTCGCGACGCTGGGCTGCGGTCAGGTACGGAAGCCGCGTCTCCAGCAGTACCTCCGCGCCCTTCGGCACGGTGAGCGGGTCCTTGCGGCCCCGGCGCGGCAGGACGTACGTCAGCCGGTGCCCGACCGAGCGGGCGTTGGCGTCGCGGTCGGCGTAGACGTCCCCGGCGCCCGGGTGGGCGTAGTCGTACAGCGTGTCCGCCGTGGTGCCGGTGTGCTGCGTGAAGTAGGCGAGGGCCTGGGCGCGGGCCGCCGCCTTGAGCTCCGCGTTCGCCGGGTCGGCCAGGGCCGCGGCGGTCAGGGCGGTGGCCATGATCCGGCCGCCGATGACGTCGACGGTGGAGTGCATGCCCGACATGATCCGGGTGTGGCTGAGCTCGAACGCCCGCGTCACCAGTTCCTGGAACCGCTCGGGCACCGCGTACGCGAAGGCCAGACCGGCCAGGTGGAAGGCGTTGGTGTGACCGCTGGGGAAGCCGCCGTCGTCGACCGGGGAGGTGCTGCGCTGACGCAGCAGCTGCCTGACGACGACCACGTCCGAGTCGTACACCGGGTAGCCGAGTTCGTCCGTGCGGCCGGTGTCGACGACCTCGCTGTCCTCGTTCATGCGCCATGGACGCGGGTACTGGAAGGCGTATTTGCCGGGGTTCCCCGAGGCGAACGGGCCGCGCACGGTGTCGACCAGCTTGGCGACGAGGCCGAGGTCGGAGGTGTACGAACCGGCGCCCAGGGCGGAGCCGGCGGGCGCGTCTGCCGGCACGGAGTCGCTGATGGTGGTCGGGGGAGTCGTGTCCGGCGCGCTGGTGATCGACGTGACCGCCTTGGCACCCGCCTTGTACAGGCCGGACAGCGGGCCCA
It encodes the following:
- a CDS encoding SpoIIE family protein phosphatase, encoding MCHAQRVTSEPVTPAQPGAAPDLVELTKIVARQRAELDRLRDQAATAAVVERAKGAVMALTGCPADAAGELLLQRAKAARHTLLEECWITLGTLASAPPAPGRASESPGVEAHDSGAAALEQSDAPDDVTAALARLGQALVRVMTPHDLARCLLEHLGPDMGADAVLIYARRPDGGLGLIGHAGVEDQLAAQWCQVPPLSGMAALDALRAGEPRWLEDFAADERRYLLIGDPPHRWRSRAWLPVVAAGPAAVCIGVLRGRAGVFTPRDRAHLRGVTRLCAGRLRAFDNPPERDADAATDAVQALFEALPVAAMLLTPLPDATGETEDFRVEAATAQVGDLLGRTGEEPAGRRLLELRPALAAEPLWQGCLQVLATGQAYEGEPFAHEEVVAGVAELSVYTARVAPLGDALVVSWLRHGSSDRQEQRLADLQRLGNLGWANWNLTTQEVSWSTQVFSLVGRDPAHGPVSLPEVPELALPEDTPALTRAISELVHGGRPFDVPFRIRTSGGIRHLRLVAEAVADRHGTPVEVHGFVQDMTARRRAELALVESERAILTQHDVLQAERTLASRLQHALLPMSNRPVHLAGLRVEVAYLPAQSGVHVGGDWFSAIELPDGDALLVVGDVAGHGVDAVATMAQLRFTAKGMVITGSSLTGALARLNTLLLHSRDSHATATMVLARYEPRRRRLVWAQAGHPPPLLLRDGEAQYLRRPRGMLLGATATPVYQEAECRLDPGDRLILYTDGLVEHPPDSIDRGLEQLAEAVAAPHGDGPASLGPLLARMLPDERRDDVCVVDVRVPGVQDG
- a CDS encoding MurR/RpiR family transcriptional regulator, whose translation is MPSPQQARAQASAITSGKAAPEAEVSPSAQLRALFDRPRLSPGQRRIAQYLIEHITEAAFLSITDLADRAGVSQPSVTRFASAVGFSGYPALREKLQSIALGTLAVGPAEEMRGNELQAAVDAEIENLENLRRDLADPDVVIEVGRKLSSSAPLTVLGLRISVSLAEYFAYAARRIHPDVRLVTRGGSVAYDALLQSREAGGTWVLAFSLPRHAQETLTAVRVARGAGLKVALITDLALGPLADEADVVFALGTGSRLVFDSYAAPGVMCSALLQAMTDADPERTQARLEEYEQLADQHQFFLRD
- a CDS encoding antibiotic biosynthesis monooxygenase; translation: MSTTTARRGEPVTTVLTWQVRPGREQRFEEWTHGITRCARQFPGNEGVSWLTPEDGHRYHAVLRWSDQHRLAAWLESEERAHWHRRIEDVATEVSSERQSTTGMETWFSLPGTTAQAPPRWKMVLTTFLGAYPFTLLVQWLVTPHTTGWPLPLRAAVFPLVLLPVLTYLVMPRLSRLLRLWLYPRDGR
- a CDS encoding phospholipid carrier-dependent glycosyltransferase — its product is MRALRIAPAVPRPVPLSPPAPADGAHRPGRRWPVPLLVAVLLAQMAFAMVTTAVRQTPTIDEPVYVGAAAQYVHEHRLRHNPEHPPLGKLVIGVGVALADPHLDPAFAGDQGRSGRHLLYESGNDPWRLMLLARLPVIALTLSFGLVVFAFARELAGPVAGSAALALYCFSPDVIAHGSLATLDVPAAGFVLTSAWLVWRARRRPRLYVPLAGVALGAALATKMSTLPAVPVLTALTAVSVWRSSGGSRRRAVVAAGGVALVAVAVVWVTYLMVDPRLRWAAEQHVPVVRGLRALLVGMMPFPEAYRDGMRVQFGLENRPWQGFLFGRLYDGSLWYYLPAALLVKTPLGMLALWAAGAAALVAVRRLRPAAPCVLAVPLVLLAAAMQGARDFGTRYAVFLPLFLAVAAGCVLVVRRRWVCVGLAVLVAFAAVSSVRAYPYYLPYSNEAFGGPGRTREWLHDSNVDWGQDLGRLADRLRERYPGERVWLVYKGSGVPSFYGIEALDPRRVPVREVRGLLAVSDSAAAKATGRLAELIGDSRPVDDVGHSITLYRR
- a CDS encoding DUF3662 domain-containing protein, which gives rise to MGALSALEQTLENRWDALWARLLDKEPVEVLDALRRACDDNAVVCREGRVMVPNAYDVELSDDVHDHLTRTGTDVGQALTDSLCRHAERRGYEFAGPLAVHVARCPDVPNGRYRVAGRVMEHVSADGFFYATH
- a CDS encoding phosphatase PAP2 family protein; amino-acid sequence: MPSSAGHHSPTLNRRGFLRTSLGGSAALVAAPTLVGWLGAADAKAATAPAAFVDDYRTNVLTNLTPETNAVVRILGGMAEAWKTGAAWNTGTPLRPEVLRANMRYCAQVTGARTEAQAREAFVYDRQHQSYAMIAGLGPLSGLYKAGAKAVTSITSAPDTTPPTTISDSVPADAPAGSALGAGSYTSDLGLVAKLVDTVRGPFASGNPGKYAFQYPRPWRMNEDSEVVDTGRTDELGYPVYDSDVVVVRQLLRQRSTSPVDDGGFPSGHTNAFHLAGLAFAYAVPERFQELVTRAFELSHTRIMSGMHSTVDVIGGRIMATALTAAALADPANAELKAAARAQALAYFTQHTGTTADTLYDYAHPGAGDVYADRDANARSVGHRLTYVLPRRGRKDPLTVPKGAEVLLETRLPYLTAAQRREVLRTTALPSGYVLLDGFEQWGRLNLFAAADGYGAFEGDVTVRLDAAAGGFHAADCWRNDIEGDGGLTKRGSGTLTLTGHNCYHGGTVVEDGVLVAGSPNALGEGDVRVTGGTLRADKVLRVRGSYVQDGESTLELLLRRNHGPALTVSRRALLGRGSVLSLRLDPERPPVAGTTLPVLSAAQLRGRFDRVELDSETLLAVPVHTADGLSVRLVRR